The Stieleria maiorica genome includes the window ACCGCGTCGAACGACTCGCCTTGTTCGACCCGTGCCATCGCTTCGTGACCGCCCGCGACGTCCGTCACCTGATGGCCGATCGCTTCCAGGCTCAGTTTGGTGACGCGCCGCACTTCGTCATCATCGTCGACCAGCAAGACGTTTAGCGGAGCACCATTGGCGGGAGTCTCGATCGCGTCCCCGCCGCGATCGACGCGCCGCCATTTGCCTGTCGCGGAATCCGTCTGGCTTTCAACGGAATTCGACGGGCTGATGGTCGTTCGTCGCATGGTTGCGATGTCGATTGCCGCGTGGCCGGGGATCGATTCATCAGGACCGATCGACACGCCGGGCAACAGCAGGGTGAACACACTTCCGACACCGAGCTGGCTGTGACATTGGATGGTTCCACCGTGTTGATTGACCACGCCGTAGGAAAGCGCCAACCCTAATCCGGTTCCCTCACCAACCTTTTTGGTGGTGAAGAATGGTTCAAAGACGCGAACGCTGGTTTCATGATTCATTCCGTGTCCGTTGTCACGCACTCGGATGCGTGCCATCGGATTTCCGTCATCGTCGACGATCGAATCGGTCTGCAACACGATCGTTCCCGCCTGTCGCCCCAAGGCGTCGTGGGCGTTGAACAGCAGGTTCAGCAGAACCTGTTCCAACTGAGCGTGGTCAATCCGACACAGCGGCAGGTCCGGGCTGAGCCGCAACGTGACGACAACATCAGGCGACAACGAGGTTTTGGCCAACAAAACGGCGTCGTTGACCACTTCATTCAGATCGCCGACTTGTAAGTCCAGTTTGGTCTGGCGAGAGAAACCGAGCAGCGAACGAACGAGCTTGGTCGCTTGTGCGGTGCAGCGGCGGGCCGAGGCCAAGCATTGGAGGTGCTGATGCTCGCCGGTCAGGGAATCGCCCCGATCGATCAGTTCCAAATTGGACGCGATCGCGGCCAACAAGTTGTTAAAGTCATGCGCGACGCCACCGGCGAGCCGACCGAGCGCATCCATTTTCCGGCTCTCGAGCAAATCCGATTCCAGCCGACGGTTGGTCCGCACGGTCCGCTGCAGCCTCAACCACATCGTGGCAAAACAAAGCATCCCGGCCAAACAAATGACGGCGATCATCGTCAACACAAAGAACGCCAGCGACGGTGAGAGTTGCCACCATCGAGAAACGACCCGCAAGTCATTGACGTTCGCCAATTCGACCACGAAGACGGGGTGGAATCCCTGTTCCGGCTCCGCCAGCTCCGGTGGCGCCGCCAGGACCATTCCCGTCACCGCGACGCGTCGAGCGTTTTCCAGCGATGCGTCTTTCCATGAATCATTGTCAGCCTCCAGGATCGCCGCGAACGACGTGTCGCCGTCACGCAGCATGATGATTCGCCGCTTGCCCTGGCTGCGCGTCGAAATCAAATCCGCTTCCATCGTCGCGCGATAAGGACACAATGCGACCTGAACCGATTCGGCCCTGTCCATCGGCGACGTCGGGACACTCCGAAACGCTTTGGATTGAAGCGTGACGGCATGAAACTGATGGGGCGGCTCACGACGCACGGTCAATTCGACCACATGCCCCAATGAGGTCTCGTCCGCCAGTTCGGTGTGGACGAAGATTCCCGGTCCATCGGATTCGATCAAGTAGCCTTCGTGTTCGATGACGGATGTGATTTGTCCGTCGGTCCGATACAGACTTCCCGCCAGCGTGTTCGCCGCGCGAAGCTGCTCGATCGTCCGGAACTCGGCGTTCCGGATCATCACTTCATCGGTTTCGTTGGCGACGTCGTCTGATCGTGGTGCAGCCCTCAGTGGCGGATCAAATTCATTCATCCGGACGACGTACCGAAACGGCTGTCCGTTGAAGTCGACTTCACAAATCAACGTCCCCTCGATCTCTACCGAGCGCCCGATCCATTCTTGCCAATCAATCGTCTCGTCCGCCTCAAATCGGTGGATGACGAACGTGGTGTCGCCCGAGGAGCACAACGCGACCCAAAGGTCACTAAAACGCGCAACCTCCTGCAACGTCCCCGACGTCGTCACTCGTTGGGCCCAACGATCCCCCAAGGACAAGTCCTCGATCCGGGTCGTCTTCGGCATGACGGGTTTGGCGACATCCGTGATTTCGATCGTTTCTGCCTGGACGAAGTAGCGGTCCAGGATCAGTTTGCCGATCACACGCACGTCGGTCCCCGGGGCAAGCCGAGGGTGTCGTTCGAAGTCTTCGAATGCGATCGATAGATAGATCGCGCCGTGTTTGTCTTGGACAAACACCGCTCGATCACGCGCATCCCAATAGTTGACTCGGGCGCGAAAGTCGACCGGCAACGACTCCACGTCGGTCCGCCCGTAATGTCGCGCCAGGTCCGCAATACTGCCGATCGGTTCGTCGGCCGCTGCGGCCTGGCGGCCACCCGCGCCCGAATCCGCCGCTGGTTCGACCGCCGGCAGACGCGCGCGGCCTACCCCCAGCGGCAACAGCGCACAGGCCAACGCCAATGCGTGAAGGAAGCTGCGGCGATCCGTCGGGGCAAAGGACATGACCAGAGACTGCGTCAGATAATCTCCGGCACTTCATAGCCTTTGCGGTACTGGCGCCGCAGGAGTCCATTGGCGACCTCCGCGCCGCTGCCGACAAACTGCTCGGTTTCGGAATCCAGGGACAGCATCGGGCTGAGCTTGATGCCGGGGCCGTCGAGCTTCAAGTCGTGAGCGGCCAAGTGCTGGTCCATCTCGGCGAGCAACGCGTCCCACTCGTCCAGCTTGACTTCGCCCGCGGCATCACGGCTGAAGTCGCTGCCCGCTTGGAAGGCGACGTTGGCCAGGTTGCACCAGCCGGTGCTGTCGTTGCCGACGGCGACGTCGGCGTTCAGCAGGCCGGAGTCTTGGGCGCGGACGGCATCGATGAAGTTCTGTTGGTGGACGACATCGCCCCGATTGCCCTTGAACTCCTTGATCTTTTTGCCGTCGTTGTCGTACGCGGCGGCACCACCGCGTTGCCCTTCGAACCGCCCGCCTTCACAGTAGGCCATGTAACCACTGGCCGGGCCGGGATGCGTGGGGCTCTTCTTTCCGCCCGGCTGGGCCGGCAAGTTGCTCAATCCGATCACGACGGGAATCGATCCGGTATCAAAGTACGCGAAGTGCACGTTCGGTGTTTCGCCGGCATCGTTCAACACCACGCGGCCGCCCCCGCCCAAGACACGCTGGGGCAAGGCGACGCTGTCCTGGAAGATGTTGTTGCGGCAATCGTCCAGCACGTGCACGCCCCAGTTGCCCATTTCGCCGCTGCCGGTGTTCCAATCCCAGTGCCAGTCGTAGTGCAGTTTTTCGCGATAGATCGGTTCGTCGGCGGCCGGACCGAGCCACAAGTCATAGGCGACGTTCTTTTCGATTTCCAGCGGGGTGTCGCGTTTGCCGATCGACGGGCGGACGCCGTAGCGATTGACGCGGGCGGATTTGATTTCCCCGAGCGCCTTTTCCTCGTGCAGGAATTTCTTGATCTCGGCCTGCATCGGGTCGCTGCGCTGCTGCGTTCCGATCTGGCAGACTTTGTTGTACTTTCGCGCCGCGGCCACCGTTTGGCGTCCTTCCCATTGGCTGTGCGAGAGCGGTTTTTCGACATACACGTCCTTGCCGGCTTCCATCGCCCAGATCGCGGCCAGGCAGTGCCAGTGGTTGCAGGTCGCGATCACGACGGCGTCGATCTCCGGCGAATCGATCAGCTCGCGGAGATCCGTCCAGGCTTGGGCCTTGGGGAAGCGTTGCTTGGCCGCACCGAGCCGGTTTTCGTCGACGTCGCACAGCCCGGCGATGTTGACCCCTTCGACCTTGTCAAATTGTCCCATCAGCCCGCCGGCCCGTCCGCCGCAGCTGATGAACCCCAGGTTGATCTCGCTGTTTGCATCGGCGGCTCGCAACGTGCGGCCGGGAAGCGAAGACGTCACCGCAAATGCGGCGGCAGCGGACGCGGTCGAACCGACAAACTGGCGGCGGGAAAGTCTGGTCATCTGGAAATCACTCTGCAATATTCAAGAGGAGGAGTCACGGTCGTGCGTGGGGGCAACGACGGCGATCAGGGGCGGGGAATGAACCGTCATGATAACCTGGACGGCCAAGTCGCTGGCAGTCCCAGCCAAGAAATCGGCAAACAGCATCGCCCCATTCTACCAAACCGCTCGTGCCCCGAATGGCACGGGCTTGGTGAGCCGACGGCGCTAGCCGCGGGCCTTGATATGCCTTTAACACGGCGTGGCCCGAGGCTAGCGCCTACGGCTCAGCGTATTGGCTTAAGCCCGTGCCACTCGCTCCAGCCCCCTTCCCCCTTACCATCCGTGGGTCGTTTTCTTCGCTGTCGCGTTTCTCGGAGTCGTGGAGAAATTACGGACGCAAGGCTAACGCCAGCGGCGTGACACAGTAAAGCTTGGAGTCGCGACAGCGTTCCCCAAGACCCGACGTACGAAGCCCGGCGACCCCAACGGGGTTGAACGAGACCGCTGCGCCGCCGTGGTTGCGGGACGGTTGATTCGGCCCTCAGGTCAGTCGGCGTTGATTTCGTTGATCAGCTTTCGCAATTTTCCCAGGCTGCGGCGGTCGAAGTGGAACACCAGACGCGGCAATCCGGCCAGATCCGGTTCGCCCGCTTCCTCGGCCAGCGCCTTGCACTGTTTGAAACGGCCGTCGACCAGGATGTCGCTGTACTCGCTTTGGATCGTCTCCATCTTTTCATCCGACAAGTTCTCTTTGAGCCGGAACACCAGTCGGTCGCGGACGTAGCGCATGCTGTGATAGCGGCGATAAAACCCGAGGATCTCTTCGATCGCCACGTCGACGTCGTTGGTGATCCGGTATAGCGAAACGTCGTCGGGGCTGATCATGCCGCCGCCGAGCAATTGTTTGTCGATGAACTTGCCCAGATCACTCCAGTAGCTTCCTTGCGGGTTGTCCAGCAACACCAGCGGAAGCATCGTTTGCTTTCCGGTTTGCATCAGCGTCAACGTCTCGAGCGCTTCGTCCAGCGTGCCGAACCCACCGGCGCAACAGACCACGGAGCTGCATTCTTTGACGAACATCAGCTTCCGCGTGAAGAAGTACTTCATCGTCACGAGCTTCGGGTCGCCTTCGATCACGTGGTTGGCACCCTGCTCAAACGGCAGCATGATGTTCAACCCCATCGACGCTTCTTTGCCCGCACCGACGTGACCGGCTTCCATGATCCCGCCGCCGGCACCGGTGATCACCATCCAGCCGTGCTCGGCCATCCGCCGTCCCAGCTCGGCGGCCGATTGATAGTCGGGATGATCCGGCTTGGTCCGCGCCGAGCCGAAGATCGTGACCTTGCGACGACGGCGATAAGGGCGAAACACCTTGAACGCATAGCGCAGTTCCAGCAGCGTCCGAGACAGGATTTTCAAATCGCCGCGGGACGTCCGGTCTTTTTCCAGCCTCGCGATCGTCGCACGCATCTCGTCAAACAGATCCGAGCTCTCGACCGCCGGCACCGTGGTGATCGGTTCGTCGGCCGGCTGGGGACGCTCGAGTTCGCATTCGCCGATCGCCTCGGGCGGCAAACTCTCGGGATCTCGTTGATTGGATGACATCTGCTGTGGTCCGCTGAACAAGTAGGGTGAAAAGTCCGGTGGGGTTCCAAGTCCGGCCTAGGCGGCCGTGTCACTTTGCGCCGACGCGTTTTCCTCTTCCGCTTCGTCATCGCCGGGACGCACCGAAAGCAATTTGGCGATGATGATGGCCAGCGGCGCGGCGCCGAAGCTGAGCAACGCGCCCATCTTGACCGAGTCTTGCGTCGGACCGGGGATTTTAAACGCGGCGACCGAGACGAACAGCGCGACGGTAAATCCGATTCCCGCGACCATCCCCAACGTGACGACGTGGCGATAATCCATCCCGGCCGGTTTTTGCAACCGGAATCCTTTCTCGGCCAGCAAAGTCATCGCGGTGATCCCCACCGGTTTGCCGAGCAGCAGCCCGGCCAGCACCAGCCAAGTCCCCGTCCCGACGCTGCTGAGCACGACGCCGGCGTTGGCAAGTCCGAACAAACCCAAGATGCACTCCACCGGAGTTTTCCAAAAGTGCTCGAACTCATTCAACGTGTCGCTGCGATGCAGTTCGTCTCGCGCGAAAAGCCCCAGGTCCGACACCGCGCTGGGAAGCATGGGGATGATCGGCACCAATCCCAAAGCCGGGTGGATGTGGGCCATGTAAAACGAAAACCATGACAGGACGCCGGGACCGAGCATGTAGAACCAGTGGGAATGAATCCTAAATTTGCGCAGTAACCACGCCAGCGCCATCGCCCCGGCGGTCAGCAACAACCAAATCGGTTCGATCGGCGCCGAGGGGTAAAAGATCGCCAGGATCATCAACCCGGCCGCATCGTCCGCGATCGCCAACAGCAGCAGGAACGCGATCGCCGGGTGGCCGGGGCCGAAGATCAGCCGGGCGACCAGATAGCTGAAGGCGATGTCGGTCGCACACGGGACCGCCCAACCCTGCCCGAGTTCCGCTTGGGTCCCCGTCGCATAAGCACCGGCCAAATAGAACAGAGCCGGGCCGACGATGCCTCCGAACGTCGCCAGCAAGGGTGTCGCGGCCTTGCGGGGATTCGAAAGTGCCCCGCCGGGTAGCAGCGATTCCCAAACCTCTTTGGCGGCGATGGCGAAAAACAATGCCATCAAGACGTCGTTGATAATAAAGCTGAGCGAGTACCAATGGTGGCCGCCGTCGCCGTGGCCGCCCTCACCATGATCACCCTCGCCGTGCTCCGCGTCACTGTGTTCGGCGTCACTGTGCTCCGCGTCACTGTGCTCCGCGTTGTTATCCGTAGCGATGGCGGCCGGTGACGTGGTGTCGTCGGCGACCGGAACCGGGGCACTTTCGTGATGCTCTCCGCCTCCCCACAGGTTTCGGACATCGTAGTGGATGAAATCGTGATAGCTGGTGCTGCCGCTGCGGTCGGCCAGGTTGGCCCACACGAGGGCCGCGACGGCCCCGATGACCAGCAGGAGTGAGTTGTCGATCAGAAAGCGGGCGACGCCGCCCTTTGGAGTTTCGTGCCCGGACATGGACCGTGCGAGTCTCTGGTTTTGAGAGTTGGGGTGGTTTGTGACGGTTTTTCAGCCCGATGGCCTCCGCCGCGAATCTGCGGAATGGTACCGGTTGAGTTTCTTTTTGGTGACCCCAGATGGCCGGTAACATCTCGTCGGCCGTCCCGCTTGGTCTCGGGGAACGCGATTTTTGCGTCCAAAGTCATGCAACAAAGATTCGACCGAGATTCCCGTGGGAGCGACTGCCGTGAACGAAGATCAACTTGAGAATCCTGTCCTGGGCTACGTTGTGATCGCCGTCGCCTTGGTGGTGGGCATGCTTTCGGCAACCGTTTTCGGCCAGGGGGCTGAAGAACCATTGCCCAATCGCCCCCAGGCCTGCCAGGTGAGACTGGCTGGCGAAGGAAAGACGGGAGATCACGGAACCGGAGACGGCGATAGCGCCACATCCGATCAGGATGCGGCAAATTCCCGCACCCCCGGCGCGAACTCGGCGAGCATCTCCCGGCGGGAATCCGCGTCGCACGAACCACTCAGTTCCGCCGCGCGACGTTGGATCTTAGGGGTGCGTTGCAAACCGACGACGGCCGGTTGCGTGGTCACCTCCGTCGTTCCCGGCAGTGCCGCCGAGCGGGTGGGGCTGATCGCGGGAGACCGCATTTTGACGGTCGATGGCACCCAAGTGGGCTGGCACGGTGATCGCCTGAACCCGCTCCACCAAGCCGTCGATGAAGCCCCCACGCGGCGCGTCCGCCTGCTGGTCCAGCGAGCCGAATCGGGGCTGATCCGGCCGCTGCATGCGACGTTGCAAACGATGCTGGAGACTCTGGGCCACTGACCCCGCCGGGCTGCTGCGGCGTCATGCTGCGGCGAGTTTATCGATTGCGTCCGCTTGTCGGGTCCTGTCGTTCGTTTTGGTCCTGCGGGACGCATGCCCGGGCCACCCGCACTTTCGCGTCTTGCGGACTGTGCCGATTAACCCCAACAGGCGGTTCGACCGATCCGAACGGTACAAGAGGCCGCTTCGGACCAGCGCCGGCGGTCGCGCCAAGCCTGACGGTCCCGGTCAACGAGCCACCCGATGCTGAAACTGAACCCACAACCCGCACGATTCGCCGATTCGTCCCCGTCGCCAGAGAGCGATGACGGCCGGCGGTCCGGACCGCCGGGAATTCGCGCGGGCAGATCCGCCAGCCCGCGCGCCGTGACGCCCCGATGGATCGTCGCGTTGTTGGCGGTTTGCATGTGCGGTCATGCTGCGGCCGAGTCTCCCCGCCGGCCCGCTGAAGGCTCATTCGCCGCGCAAATCGCCCGCTCGCAATTGGACGCCGCGATCGCGCTGGGGAACATGCATGCCCTGGGGCGAATCGACAAAGCATCCCGTCTGGATTCACTGTACAACGCGATGATCGAAACCGAGCGGGCCCGAATCGCCCTGCGACGCTCGGTGGCCCAGCCCCCGTCGCCCCAGCCCCCGTCGCCCCAGCCCCCGTCACTCGCCCAGAAGCAACCGATCGCATCACCGGTAACGATCGATCCGCAGGCGTCCGAAGACACCGCCGCCGACCGCGAAATCCAGATCGCGGCGTACCAGGATGATGGGGATACGGAATCGGGCGGCGGCGGAC containing:
- a CDS encoding hybrid sensor histidine kinase/response regulator; translated protein: MSFAPTDRRSFLHALALACALLPLGVGRARLPAVEPAADSGAGGRQAAAADEPIGSIADLARHYGRTDVESLPVDFRARVNYWDARDRAVFVQDKHGAIYLSIAFEDFERHPRLAPGTDVRVIGKLILDRYFVQAETIEITDVAKPVMPKTTRIEDLSLGDRWAQRVTTSGTLQEVARFSDLWVALCSSGDTTFVIHRFEADETIDWQEWIGRSVEIEGTLICEVDFNGQPFRYVVRMNEFDPPLRAAPRSDDVANETDEVMIRNAEFRTIEQLRAANTLAGSLYRTDGQITSVIEHEGYLIESDGPGIFVHTELADETSLGHVVELTVRREPPHQFHAVTLQSKAFRSVPTSPMDRAESVQVALCPYRATMEADLISTRSQGKRRIIMLRDGDTSFAAILEADNDSWKDASLENARRVAVTGMVLAAPPELAEPEQGFHPVFVVELANVNDLRVVSRWWQLSPSLAFFVLTMIAVICLAGMLCFATMWLRLQRTVRTNRRLESDLLESRKMDALGRLAGGVAHDFNNLLAAIASNLELIDRGDSLTGEHQHLQCLASARRCTAQATKLVRSLLGFSRQTKLDLQVGDLNEVVNDAVLLAKTSLSPDVVVTLRLSPDLPLCRIDHAQLEQVLLNLLFNAHDALGRQAGTIVLQTDSIVDDDGNPMARIRVRDNGHGMNHETSVRVFEPFFTTKKVGEGTGLGLALSYGVVNQHGGTIQCHSQLGVGSVFTLLLPGVSIGPDESIPGHAAIDIATMRRTTISPSNSVESQTDSATGKWRRVDRGGDAIETPANGAPLNVLLVDDDDEVRRVTKLSLEAIGHQVTDVAGGHEAMARVEQGESFDAVILDLMMPGISGAETFDRLKSHQPDLPIIVCSGLLIEIENLKQVSGRKPDACLSKPFQLADLQDRLRKVCPPQRVNSQRVNSQRQHTA
- a CDS encoding PDZ domain-containing protein, giving the protein MNEDQLENPVLGYVVIAVALVVGMLSATVFGQGAEEPLPNRPQACQVRLAGEGKTGDHGTGDGDSATSDQDAANSRTPGANSASISRRESASHEPLSSAARRWILGVRCKPTTAGCVVTSVVPGSAAERVGLIAGDRILTVDGTQVGWHGDRLNPLHQAVDEAPTRRVRLLVQRAESGLIRPLHATLQTMLETLGH
- a CDS encoding Gfo/Idh/MocA family protein; its protein translation is MTRLSRRQFVGSTASAAAAFAVTSSLPGRTLRAADANSEINLGFISCGGRAGGLMGQFDKVEGVNIAGLCDVDENRLGAAKQRFPKAQAWTDLRELIDSPEIDAVVIATCNHWHCLAAIWAMEAGKDVYVEKPLSHSQWEGRQTVAAARKYNKVCQIGTQQRSDPMQAEIKKFLHEEKALGEIKSARVNRYGVRPSIGKRDTPLEIEKNVAYDLWLGPAADEPIYREKLHYDWHWDWNTGSGEMGNWGVHVLDDCRNNIFQDSVALPQRVLGGGGRVVLNDAGETPNVHFAYFDTGSIPVVIGLSNLPAQPGGKKSPTHPGPASGYMAYCEGGRFEGQRGGAAAYDNDGKKIKEFKGNRGDVVHQQNFIDAVRAQDSGLLNADVAVGNDSTGWCNLANVAFQAGSDFSRDAAGEVKLDEWDALLAEMDQHLAAHDLKLDGPGIKLSPMLSLDSETEQFVGSGAEVANGLLRRQYRKGYEVPEII
- a CDS encoding LOG family protein — translated: MSSNQRDPESLPPEAIGECELERPQPADEPITTVPAVESSDLFDEMRATIARLEKDRTSRGDLKILSRTLLELRYAFKVFRPYRRRRKVTIFGSARTKPDHPDYQSAAELGRRMAEHGWMVITGAGGGIMEAGHVGAGKEASMGLNIMLPFEQGANHVIEGDPKLVTMKYFFTRKLMFVKECSSVVCCAGGFGTLDEALETLTLMQTGKQTMLPLVLLDNPQGSYWSDLGKFIDKQLLGGGMISPDDVSLYRITNDVDVAIEEILGFYRRYHSMRYVRDRLVFRLKENLSDEKMETIQSEYSDILVDGRFKQCKALAEEAGEPDLAGLPRLVFHFDRRSLGKLRKLINEINAD
- a CDS encoding Na+/H+ antiporter NhaA; amino-acid sequence: MSGHETPKGGVARFLIDNSLLLVIGAVAALVWANLADRSGSTSYHDFIHYDVRNLWGGGEHHESAPVPVADDTTSPAAIATDNNAEHSDAEHSDAEHSDAEHGEGDHGEGGHGDGGHHWYSLSFIINDVLMALFFAIAAKEVWESLLPGGALSNPRKAATPLLATFGGIVGPALFYLAGAYATGTQAELGQGWAVPCATDIAFSYLVARLIFGPGHPAIAFLLLLAIADDAAGLMILAIFYPSAPIEPIWLLLTAGAMALAWLLRKFRIHSHWFYMLGPGVLSWFSFYMAHIHPALGLVPIIPMLPSAVSDLGLFARDELHRSDTLNEFEHFWKTPVECILGLFGLANAGVVLSSVGTGTWLVLAGLLLGKPVGITAMTLLAEKGFRLQKPAGMDYRHVVTLGMVAGIGFTVALFVSVAAFKIPGPTQDSVKMGALLSFGAAPLAIIIAKLLSVRPGDDEAEEENASAQSDTAA